The following are encoded together in the Trachemys scripta elegans isolate TJP31775 chromosome 7, CAS_Tse_1.0, whole genome shotgun sequence genome:
- the LOC117880218 gene encoding canalicular multispecific organic anion transporter 1-like: protein MFSSCPTSVLVFSPHPSVGQRQLLCLARALLRKSKILILDEATAAVDLETDHLIQTTIRSEFANCTVLTIAHRLHTIMDSNRVMVLQAGRIVEYDSPERLLQQQGLFSTMAKNAGIVSAQATVL, encoded by the exons ATGTTCTCAAGCTGCCCCACATCAGTGCTGGtgttttctccccaccccagcgtTGGGCAGCGGCAGCTGCTGTGCCTGGCCCGAGCCCTGCTCCGCAAATCCAAGATCCTCATACTGGATGAGGCAACAGCAGCTGTGGATCTGGAAACAGATCATTTAATCCAGACAACAATCCGGAGTGAATTTGCCAACTGCACTGTCCTCACCATCGCCCACCGCCTGCACACCATCATGGACAGCAacag GGTGATGGTGCTGCAGGCGGGGCGCATCGTGGAGTATGACAGCCCTGAGCGGCTGCTCCAGCAGCAAGGCCTTTTCTCGACCATGGCTAAGAACGCCGGTATCGTGAGTGCTCAAGCCACGGTGCTGTAG